One part of the Halopenitus persicus genome encodes these proteins:
- a CDS encoding NAD(P)-dependent oxidoreductase — MTEQPDVVVLREGTEGLSMESYAEAIRERLPDRTVALARTPAEERNLITDARVVTGISIDEDLLDRADRLELFACTFAGTDHVPMAALGEHGVAVTNAGGIHAPGIAEQAIANMLVFARRLHEGWRRKSNGEWRHFQSHEFTDSTVTIVGLGSIGQAVVQRLQGFEVETIGVRYTPSKGGPTDEVVGFEEEAIHDAFSRSDYVVIACPLNDLTRGLVGPEELATLPPNAVVVNAARGGIVDTDALVAALQSSGIRGAALDVTDPEPLPPEHVLWDLENCLITPHTGGHTPKHWDRLADILARNVAALETGEDLENRVRTPNDD, encoded by the coding sequence ATGACCGAGCAACCGGACGTCGTCGTCCTCCGCGAGGGGACAGAGGGACTGTCGATGGAATCGTACGCCGAGGCGATCCGTGAGCGCCTGCCCGACCGCACGGTCGCGCTCGCGCGGACCCCGGCGGAGGAGCGGAACCTGATCACCGACGCCCGCGTCGTGACGGGGATCTCGATCGACGAGGACCTGCTCGACCGGGCGGACCGGCTGGAGCTGTTCGCGTGCACCTTCGCCGGGACGGACCACGTCCCGATGGCCGCGCTCGGCGAGCACGGCGTGGCAGTGACCAACGCCGGCGGGATCCACGCGCCCGGCATCGCCGAACAGGCGATCGCCAACATGCTCGTGTTCGCCCGCCGCCTTCACGAGGGGTGGCGCCGGAAGTCGAACGGCGAGTGGCGCCACTTCCAGTCCCACGAGTTCACCGACAGCACGGTGACGATCGTCGGGCTGGGCTCGATCGGCCAGGCGGTCGTCCAGCGCCTGCAGGGCTTCGAGGTCGAGACGATCGGCGTCCGCTACACGCCGTCGAAGGGCGGCCCGACCGACGAGGTCGTCGGCTTCGAGGAGGAGGCGATCCACGACGCGTTCTCCCGGAGCGACTACGTCGTGATCGCCTGCCCGCTCAACGACCTCACGCGCGGGCTGGTCGGCCCGGAGGAACTCGCCACGCTGCCGCCGAACGCGGTCGTCGTCAACGCCGCCCGCGGCGGGATCGTCGACACCGACGCGCTCGTTGCGGCGCTGCAGTCGAGCGGGATCCGCGGTGCCGCCCTCGACGTCACCGACCCGGAGCCGCTCCCGCCCGAGCACGTCCTCTGGGACCTGGAGAACTGCCTCATCACGCCCCATACGGGCGGCCACACCCCGAAACACTGGGACCGGCTCGCCGACATCCTGGCCCGCAACGTCGCGGCCCTCGAGACCGGCGAGGACCTCGAGAACCGCGTGCGAACGCCGAACGACGACTGA
- a CDS encoding carbon starvation CstA family protein has translation MVQVLWLILASIVTFTVGYLAYSRYLARFVELDDDRETPAHKYDDGQEYVPSKKPVLLGHHFSSIAGGAPIVGPITAGAIWGWLPALAWVAIGNPLMGAVHDFVSLSSSVRHEGKSIGYIMGEYVGERGKNMLLWFAFLTIILVVGVFALVVGIVLNAYPQAATASVIYIALAIVFGIYLYQMDGPLIPGTIVFVAGVFAGVWVGIQYPIALFELAEGTHPAGTLVLFGGTGSWIPGAGTAALNGNAAAWVPVILLYAAIASALPVWVLLQPRDYLSSFLLYAGVGGALLAIIVGTLLGTSAEPLVVADSINAFEGFFGVDSVAPYPLFPLLFVTIACGTISGFHSLVSSGTTAKQLNKESDARLIGYGGMLAEGLLATTAIATLAIAGGASAAAGGGIGGALPNFAAGGGVILTSFGIPTAYGGPFMALVLVSFLLTSTDTAARLGRYMMEEIVGTQGSGTETGLSGGIGSFARGRYTNPVLQCGIAYVLVISGEWATLWALFGGANQLLAALALLTATVWIANWDRSKQLISTGVPMALMVTITVLGLVWITVYENLLVNLVQGGAEGIGSMLSAGVQIVLGLVLIFLALSLVRIGYANISDARRGRGPDVQPGDD, from the coding sequence ATGGTCCAAGTACTGTGGCTCATTCTGGCGTCGATCGTAACGTTCACCGTCGGCTACCTCGCGTATTCGAGGTATCTGGCGCGGTTCGTTGAACTGGACGACGACCGTGAGACGCCGGCACATAAATACGATGACGGACAGGAATACGTCCCCTCGAAGAAGCCGGTCCTGCTCGGGCACCACTTTTCGAGCATCGCCGGCGGGGCGCCGATCGTCGGCCCGATCACCGCCGGGGCCATCTGGGGGTGGCTCCCGGCGCTGGCGTGGGTCGCGATCGGAAACCCACTGATGGGGGCGGTTCACGACTTCGTCTCGCTGTCGAGTTCGGTCCGACACGAGGGGAAGTCGATCGGCTACATCATGGGCGAGTACGTCGGCGAGCGCGGCAAGAACATGCTCTTGTGGTTCGCGTTCCTGACGATCATCCTCGTCGTGGGCGTGTTCGCGCTCGTGGTCGGGATCGTCCTGAACGCCTATCCGCAGGCGGCGACGGCCAGCGTCATCTACATCGCGCTGGCGATCGTCTTCGGGATCTACCTCTACCAGATGGACGGGCCGCTCATTCCCGGCACGATCGTCTTCGTCGCCGGCGTGTTCGCGGGCGTCTGGGTCGGGATCCAGTACCCGATCGCGCTCTTCGAGCTGGCCGAAGGAACCCATCCGGCCGGCACGCTCGTCCTGTTCGGCGGCACCGGATCGTGGATCCCCGGCGCGGGAACCGCGGCGCTCAACGGAAACGCCGCGGCGTGGGTCCCCGTGATACTGCTCTACGCCGCGATCGCGAGCGCGCTTCCGGTGTGGGTGCTCCTGCAGCCCCGCGATTACCTCTCGTCGTTCCTGCTGTACGCGGGCGTCGGCGGGGCCCTCCTCGCGATCATCGTCGGAACCCTGCTCGGCACGTCGGCGGAACCCCTGGTGGTCGCCGACAGCATCAACGCCTTCGAGGGCTTCTTCGGCGTCGACTCGGTCGCGCCGTACCCGCTGTTCCCCCTGCTGTTCGTCACGATCGCCTGCGGGACGATCAGCGGGTTCCACTCGCTGGTCTCCTCGGGCACGACGGCCAAACAGCTGAACAAGGAGAGCGACGCCCGGCTCATCGGCTACGGCGGGATGCTCGCGGAGGGACTGCTCGCGACGACGGCGATCGCCACCCTCGCCATCGCGGGCGGCGCGAGCGCGGCCGCGGGCGGCGGCATCGGCGGCGCGCTCCCGAACTTCGCGGCCGGCGGCGGTGTGATCCTGACGAGCTTCGGCATTCCGACGGCCTACGGCGGGCCCTTCATGGCCCTCGTGCTCGTGAGCTTCCTGCTCACCTCGACCGACACGGCCGCCCGGCTCGGGCGGTATATGATGGAGGAGATCGTCGGCACGCAGGGCAGCGGCACCGAGACCGGCCTCTCGGGCGGCATCGGGTCGTTCGCCCGCGGGCGCTACACCAATCCGGTGCTCCAGTGCGGGATCGCGTACGTGCTCGTCATCTCCGGCGAGTGGGCGACGCTGTGGGCGCTGTTCGGCGGCGCGAACCAGCTGCTCGCCGCGCTCGCGCTGCTGACCGCGACCGTTTGGATCGCCAACTGGGACCGCTCCAAGCAGCTGATCAGCACCGGCGTGCCGATGGCACTGATGGTAACGATAACCGTCCTCGGACTGGTCTGGATCACGGTCTACGAGAACCTCCTCGTAAACCTGGTGCAGGGCGGTGCCGAGGGGATCGGGTCGATGCTCTCCGCCGGCGTCCAGATCGTCCTCGGGCTCGTGTTGATCTTCCTCGCGCTGTCGCTGGTTCGGATCGGCTACGCGAACATCAGCGACGCACGACGGGGCAGGGGACCGGACGTCCAACCGGGCGACGACTAG
- a CDS encoding MarR family transcriptional regulator, with the protein MPIDIETFESSAEDRLRKREETNADRVLRFLATHSDQAFTQSEIRDATDVKAGSISVVLSRLEDRGLVRHKGNYWALGDADEVAAYTGLAESTRSANDRFGEEDPNEWLEHAVDDEDSE; encoded by the coding sequence ATGCCCATCGACATCGAGACGTTCGAATCATCCGCTGAGGACCGGCTCCGGAAGCGCGAGGAGACGAACGCCGACCGAGTACTGCGGTTCCTCGCCACACATTCCGACCAAGCGTTCACGCAGAGCGAGATCCGCGACGCGACCGACGTGAAGGCCGGAAGCATCAGCGTCGTTCTCTCACGCCTCGAGGACCGTGGACTCGTCCGCCACAAAGGGAACTACTGGGCGCTTGGCGACGCCGACGAGGTGGCAGCCTACACGGGGCTGGCAGAAAGTACACGGAGCGCAAACGACCGGTTCGGCGAGGAGGATCCGAACGAGTGGTTGGAACACGCCGTCGACGACGAGGATTCCGAATGA
- a CDS encoding ArsA family ATPase: MRKFVFFGGKGGVGKTTVSSAYGLRCARDGLNTLLVSTDPAHSTSDVFDQRFGDEPEAVAGHDNLFAMEIDPDAEIKRHMAEIRSAMSDQVSPAIVNEIDRQIELAHRTPGAYEAALFDRFIDVMRNSEDYDRVIFDTSPTGGTLRLLALPEFLESWIDRLMAKRRESVDLFEKAAIGDAEAREKLANDPIIERLTDRKETFEFAGRVLREEAAFYLVLNPDDLSIEESHRAIADLSEAGLGVGGLIVNKVAPEPDPDETGIGATYLRERHQTDRRRLDRIREEFDEPVVAVLQQRVSEIKGDLLAEIAEEIAIETAPDAPTTD; encoded by the coding sequence ATGCGCAAGTTCGTCTTCTTCGGGGGCAAAGGCGGCGTCGGCAAGACGACCGTCTCGAGCGCCTACGGCCTGCGGTGTGCGCGTGACGGGCTCAATACCCTCCTCGTGTCCACCGATCCGGCACACAGCACCTCCGACGTCTTCGACCAACGGTTCGGCGACGAACCGGAGGCGGTGGCGGGACACGACAACCTGTTTGCGATGGAGATCGACCCCGACGCCGAGATCAAGCGCCATATGGCGGAGATCCGGTCGGCGATGAGCGACCAGGTGAGCCCGGCGATCGTCAACGAGATCGACCGCCAGATCGAGCTCGCCCACCGGACGCCGGGTGCCTACGAGGCGGCGCTGTTCGACCGGTTCATCGACGTGATGCGAAACAGCGAGGACTACGACCGGGTGATATTCGACACCTCGCCGACGGGCGGGACCCTCCGGCTGCTGGCGCTGCCGGAGTTCCTCGAGTCGTGGATCGATCGGCTGATGGCCAAACGGCGCGAGAGCGTCGACCTCTTCGAGAAGGCCGCGATCGGGGACGCCGAGGCCCGCGAGAAGCTCGCGAACGACCCGATCATCGAGCGACTGACCGACCGCAAGGAGACCTTCGAGTTCGCGGGACGCGTCCTCCGCGAGGAGGCCGCCTTCTACCTGGTGTTGAACCCCGACGACCTCTCGATCGAGGAGTCCCACCGTGCGATCGCGGACCTCTCGGAGGCCGGACTCGGCGTCGGCGGGCTGATCGTCAACAAGGTGGCGCCGGAGCCCGACCCGGACGAGACGGGGATCGGGGCGACGTATCTCCGGGAACGGCACCAAACCGACCGACGACGACTCGATCGGATCCGCGAGGAGTTCGACGAGCCGGTCGTCGCGGTGCTCCAACAACGCGTCTCCGAGATCAAAGGCGATCTCCTCGCCGAGATCGCCGAGGAGATCGCGATCGAGACGGCGCCGGATGCCCCGACAACCGACTAA
- a CDS encoding mechanosensitive ion channel family protein encodes MIGQGTHPWLIDVLSAYNRILSELFWFTVGFGVVYFGGRGVLIPLATRVVRSRNRNNPTIETATETYLRVVLIGFAILTGIIAAGYGGILSESAIIIAAITFALGIAGQQVFGSLISGMFLVADPDFNVGDWIEWPGGDGTIEAVDFRVTRIRTPNHETIAVPNTVLTTNAITRPYGRHNYRITERVFVAYYEDTERALLELQRVATALEPVLGEPVPNSRIVDLGENAITLQAEFWIDDPRNKDILTIRSDFRRLVKRRFDENGITIAPPSAQLITGDVTVTSP; translated from the coding sequence ATGATCGGACAGGGTACCCACCCGTGGTTGATCGACGTTCTTTCGGCGTACAACCGGATACTATCGGAACTGTTCTGGTTCACCGTCGGATTCGGCGTCGTCTACTTCGGCGGCCGGGGCGTTCTCATCCCGCTTGCGACCCGGGTTGTCAGATCGCGTAATCGAAACAATCCCACGATCGAGACGGCGACGGAGACGTACCTTCGGGTCGTGCTGATCGGGTTCGCGATCCTCACGGGCATCATTGCCGCCGGGTACGGAGGGATACTCTCCGAGTCCGCGATCATCATCGCGGCCATCACGTTCGCGCTCGGTATCGCCGGTCAGCAAGTGTTCGGATCGCTCATCAGCGGAATGTTTCTCGTCGCGGATCCGGACTTCAACGTCGGTGACTGGATCGAGTGGCCGGGCGGGGACGGGACCATCGAAGCGGTCGATTTTCGCGTCACTCGCATCCGTACGCCGAACCACGAAACGATCGCGGTCCCGAACACTGTACTTACGACCAACGCGATCACACGCCCCTACGGCCGGCATAACTATCGAATCACGGAACGGGTGTTCGTCGCCTATTACGAGGACACCGAGCGGGCGCTGCTGGAGCTACAACGGGTCGCGACGGCTCTGGAGCCAGTTCTCGGTGAGCCAGTACCGAACTCTCGGATCGTCGACCTCGGCGAGAACGCGATCACGTTGCAGGCGGAGTTCTGGATCGATGACCCGAGAAACAAGGACATTCTGACGATCCGCTCCGATTTCCGGCGACTGGTGAAACGGCGGTTTGATGAGAACGGGATCACGATCGCGCCCCCGTCCGCACAGTTGATCACGGGTGACGTAACCGTGACATCCCCCTGA
- a CDS encoding UPF0175 family protein: protein MARITGSYPDDLDLLIEGAVEAGVFGGKSDALREFVREYFEDHENERIAAAVALYERERITLGDAARLAAVDRWTMRDILREHGVELRLGLVDEDDAAYEVEAARELEFDDEDSSDGESRTK from the coding sequence ATGGCACGAATTACCGGCTCCTACCCGGATGACCTCGACCTCCTCATTGAGGGTGCTGTCGAGGCTGGTGTGTTCGGGGGCAAGAGCGATGCGTTGCGCGAGTTCGTGCGTGAATACTTCGAGGACCACGAGAACGAACGTATTGCAGCTGCGGTCGCCCTCTACGAACGCGAGCGGATCACGCTCGGTGATGCTGCGAGACTCGCTGCTGTCGACCGCTGGACGATGCGTGATATCCTCCGTGAGCACGGTGTTGAACTCCGTCTCGGGCTCGTTGACGAAGATGACGCAGCCTACGAGGTAGAGGCAGCACGCGAACTCGAATTCGATGATGAGGACTCGTCTGATGGAGAGTCACGTACTAAATGA
- a CDS encoding DNA methyltransferase codes for MDTFTTLPAERPDPASLPEWCDVDVRSIPAVPEWCIETFSDPGDAVIDPFAGFGTTIAAADRLDRDGYGIDRDPRRVAYVRERIEHPRRVVIGDARDGRSAFISDAADARTEFISGGGDERDEFISDVGTDRGDGADLPAFDLCCTAPPFMLDWMDTDPFEGYESAGSYDAYLADATAAFEAVAGLLAPEAVAVVEVSNVRFGPGVSTLAWDLADAIDDADGLRFRTEIVLGFEDDDGGVEDDVDRDDGGRMNAGNRAVDAAGDDRTWSPETGRYGYGYDHCYCLVFDHVS; via the coding sequence GTGGATACCTTCACGACGCTTCCCGCCGAGCGACCCGACCCGGCGTCGCTTCCGGAGTGGTGCGACGTCGACGTCCGGTCGATCCCGGCGGTTCCGGAGTGGTGCATCGAGACCTTCAGCGACCCCGGGGACGCCGTGATCGACCCCTTCGCGGGCTTCGGCACCACGATCGCCGCCGCCGACCGGCTGGACAGGGACGGCTACGGCATCGACCGCGATCCGCGCCGCGTCGCGTACGTGCGCGAGCGGATCGAGCATCCCCGTCGCGTCGTGATCGGGGACGCCCGCGACGGTCGGTCGGCATTCATAAGTGATGCGGCGGACGCCCGGACGGAGTTTATAAGCGGTGGCGGGGACGAACGGGATGAGTTTATAAGCGACGTCGGAACCGATCGCGGTGATGGCGCCGATCTCCCCGCGTTCGACCTCTGTTGTACCGCGCCGCCGTTCATGCTCGACTGGATGGACACCGACCCCTTCGAAGGCTACGAGTCAGCCGGGTCCTACGATGCCTATCTCGCCGACGCGACCGCGGCCTTCGAGGCGGTCGCCGGCCTGCTCGCGCCCGAGGCAGTCGCGGTCGTGGAGGTCTCAAACGTCCGGTTCGGCCCGGGCGTGAGCACCCTCGCGTGGGACCTCGCGGACGCGATCGACGACGCGGACGGGCTCCGGTTTCGGACCGAGATCGTCCTTGGATTCGAGGACGACGACGGTGGAGTCGAGGATGACGTCGACCGCGACGATGGGGGCCGGATGAATGCTGGAAACAGGGCGGTCGACGCGGCCGGCGACGACCGGACGTGGAGTCCCGAAACCGGGCGCTACGGCTACGGCTACGACCACTGTTACTGTCTCGTCTTCGACCACGTGTCGTGA
- a CDS encoding twitching motility protein PilT, producing MTGADLPANPSVLNTTVLSNFAYIDQLWVVADLSGICTVPVVGEELEHGVDNHPYLQEALDTLDDEIPVATISDTVANREAVVGGHLDPGEAQAFALADAHDGRLLTDDGDARSFAKDQGVTVVGSVGVLLAAIDAGKIDEATADEWLSTWIDEVSYYVPHRTISEYR from the coding sequence ATGACAGGTGCCGATCTCCCAGCGAACCCGAGCGTCTTGAACACGACTGTCCTCTCGAATTTTGCGTACATCGATCAGCTGTGGGTAGTTGCTGACCTCTCCGGAATCTGTACGGTACCAGTCGTTGGTGAGGAACTCGAACACGGCGTTGATAACCACCCATATCTCCAGGAAGCACTCGATACGCTTGATGACGAAATCCCAGTCGCGACGATTTCGGATACTGTCGCAAACAGAGAAGCCGTTGTTGGTGGGCATCTCGATCCCGGGGAAGCACAGGCGTTCGCCCTCGCCGACGCACACGACGGTCGACTGCTAACTGACGACGGAGACGCCCGATCGTTTGCGAAAGACCAAGGCGTGACCGTTGTCGGGTCGGTTGGGGTTCTGTTGGCTGCAATCGATGCTGGGAAAATCGATGAAGCGACTGCTGATGAGTGGCTATCGACGTGGATCGATGAGGTTAGCTACTACGTCCCGCATCGAACGATTTCGGAGTATCGATGA
- a CDS encoding aldehyde ferredoxin oxidoreductase family protein, whose amino-acid sequence MLHAEGPLLTIDMTDRSATRTPIDDVLEAFIGGRGVATALAHDRIPFDADPFGPENRAYLATGPLQLSTTSFTGRLSMTGLSPLTDGLVSTNAGGYLSREFAGTGISALEVTGASDELLIAHVTDEGVEFEPVPELAGAPVPEVSDHVAETRDLGPENCIAIGPAGENRVRFASVMTFDSRAFGRGGLGAVLGSKNLKAVTFEGGSAPEIEIPDPPEMEIHREAATSDDLMRRQGTTGNTEFINENFSLPTRYFSEYEFESAAGIGGDAVEEKKYKKGACSQCAYACKLPTRDEETGVETEGPEFETVYAFGSSQGVGDVVDVMRANELCDRFGLDTISAGVTVAAYLASEDEFGNAELAREMTEKIAYREGIGDDLAEGVHRVHEQLGVDDYTVKGMEFAAHDGRVLHGQGLSYAVANRGADHMYGGLLSPEYAGEIDPEGTLGKAELLVEHENRNAIRDSAIICAFSSSHITDERLAALLETDYEELLAVGARTIERERHFNNRRGMAADADDLPYEIPDLEAAIQEYYEARGLREDGTIPDDRIEPIAADLGTGDGTAASPADD is encoded by the coding sequence ATGCTTCACGCGGAGGGCCCCCTGCTCACGATCGATATGACCGACCGGTCGGCGACCCGGACGCCGATCGACGACGTTCTCGAGGCGTTCATCGGCGGGCGCGGCGTCGCGACCGCGCTCGCGCACGACCGGATCCCGTTCGACGCCGACCCGTTCGGGCCGGAGAACCGCGCGTACCTGGCGACCGGCCCGCTCCAGCTGTCGACCACCTCCTTCACCGGGCGGCTCTCGATGACCGGCCTGTCACCGCTGACCGACGGGCTGGTCTCGACCAATGCCGGCGGCTACCTCTCCCGGGAGTTCGCCGGGACCGGGATCTCTGCGCTCGAGGTGACGGGGGCGAGCGACGAGCTCCTGATCGCCCACGTCACCGACGAGGGGGTCGAGTTCGAGCCGGTTCCCGAACTCGCCGGCGCTCCCGTGCCCGAGGTCTCCGACCACGTCGCCGAGACGCGGGATCTGGGTCCCGAGAATTGCATCGCGATCGGTCCAGCCGGCGAGAACCGGGTCCGCTTCGCATCCGTGATGACCTTCGACTCCCGGGCGTTCGGCCGCGGCGGGCTCGGCGCCGTCCTCGGCTCGAAGAACCTCAAGGCGGTCACCTTCGAGGGCGGTTCGGCGCCGGAGATCGAAATCCCCGACCCGCCCGAGATGGAGATCCATCGGGAGGCCGCCACCTCGGACGACCTGATGCGGCGGCAGGGGACCACCGGCAACACGGAGTTCATCAACGAGAACTTCTCGCTGCCGACGCGCTACTTCTCGGAGTACGAGTTCGAGTCCGCGGCCGGCATCGGCGGGGACGCCGTCGAGGAGAAGAAGTACAAGAAGGGCGCCTGTTCCCAGTGTGCGTACGCCTGCAAGCTTCCGACCCGCGACGAGGAGACGGGCGTCGAGACGGAGGGACCGGAGTTCGAGACGGTCTACGCTTTCGGATCGAGCCAGGGCGTCGGCGACGTCGTCGACGTGATGCGGGCCAACGAGCTCTGTGACCGGTTCGGGCTGGACACCATCTCCGCCGGCGTCACGGTCGCGGCCTACCTCGCCAGCGAGGACGAGTTCGGGAACGCCGAGCTGGCCCGCGAGATGACCGAGAAGATCGCCTACCGCGAGGGGATCGGCGACGACCTCGCCGAGGGCGTCCACCGCGTCCACGAGCAGCTCGGCGTCGACGACTACACGGTCAAGGGGATGGAGTTCGCCGCCCACGACGGCCGCGTGCTCCACGGGCAGGGCCTCTCGTACGCGGTCGCGAACCGGGGCGCGGACCACATGTACGGCGGGCTGCTTTCCCCCGAGTACGCCGGAGAGATCGACCCCGAGGGGACGCTCGGCAAGGCCGAGCTCCTCGTCGAACACGAGAACCGCAACGCGATCCGTGACTCGGCGATCATCTGTGCCTTCTCCAGCAGCCACATCACCGACGAGCGCCTCGCCGCGCTGCTTGAGACCGACTACGAGGAGCTGCTCGCGGTCGGCGCGCGGACGATCGAGCGCGAGCGCCATTTCAACAATCGCCGCGGGATGGCCGCCGACGCCGATGACCTCCCCTACGAGATCCCGGACCTGGAGGCCGCGATCCAGGAGTACTACGAGGCGCGGGGGCTGCGCGAGGACGGGACGATCCCCGACGACCGGATCGAGCCGATCGCGGCCGACCTGGGCACCGGCGACGGGACCGCGGCCTCGCCGGCCGACGACTGA
- a CDS encoding cobyrinate a,c-diamide synthase: MNDRTTTTAGGSAPGADGPTQGFVLAGTASGVGKTVATLAVLQALEDAGHEPVAAKAGPDFIDPSHHAVVTGSPSRTLDTWMQGVDGVRRSIARSAGDFVVVEGMMGLYDGSVTSTAATAAALDLPVVLVVDASAGMQSVGATALGFREYAAHTPLPEDARTDFDGDPPSLDVVGVLAQRAHGGRHAEGIRESLPDGIAFVGRIPPTEELEIPDRHLGLRMGDEAPIDPATIADAAGAIDVEALRDVAGPPARPASGPNGASGSDRIAGSDRVAGSDRVAEADAGTDAGSSDGHRPTVAVAQDAAFRFVYPAVRERLAALAAVEPFAPVAGEDLPACDAVYLPGGYPELHADALADSPALSTIADRAAEGLPILGECGGLMALSESLTTTAGDTHEMAGVLPGAVRMRDRYQALDHVDLHARRDTPAATAGETHRGHEFHYSSHALAGTAATASSGDAAVDPDTDARFAFDVRRGEGIDGDHDGLTTYRTVGTYAHRHADSGMIDRLVAAARGQE; the protein is encoded by the coding sequence ATGAACGATCGTACCACCACGACCGCCGGCGGTTCCGCACCGGGCGCCGACGGTCCCACCCAGGGGTTCGTCCTCGCCGGGACCGCCTCGGGGGTCGGCAAGACGGTCGCGACCCTCGCGGTTCTGCAGGCCCTCGAGGACGCCGGCCACGAGCCGGTCGCGGCCAAGGCCGGTCCCGACTTCATCGATCCGAGCCACCACGCCGTGGTGACCGGCTCACCGTCGCGAACCCTCGACACCTGGATGCAGGGAGTCGACGGGGTTCGCCGCTCGATCGCCCGGTCCGCGGGCGATTTCGTCGTGGTGGAGGGGATGATGGGGCTCTACGACGGCAGCGTGACCTCGACCGCCGCGACCGCGGCGGCGCTCGACCTCCCGGTCGTCCTCGTCGTCGACGCCAGCGCGGGGATGCAAAGCGTCGGCGCGACCGCGCTCGGATTTCGCGAGTACGCGGCACACACCCCTCTTCCCGAGGACGCTCGGACCGACTTCGACGGCGATCCGCCGTCTCTCGACGTCGTCGGCGTCCTCGCCCAACGCGCCCACGGCGGACGGCACGCCGAGGGGATCCGGGAGTCGCTGCCCGACGGGATCGCCTTTGTGGGCCGGATCCCGCCGACCGAGGAGCTCGAGATCCCGGACCGCCACCTGGGGCTCCGGATGGGCGACGAGGCGCCGATCGATCCGGCGACGATCGCGGACGCCGCCGGGGCGATCGACGTCGAGGCGCTCCGGGACGTCGCCGGGCCGCCGGCACGGCCCGCGTCGGGCCCGAACGGGGCTTCGGGATCGGACCGAATTGCGGGGTCGGACCGAGTCGCGGGGTCGGACCGAGTCGCGGAAGCGGATGCGGGAACGGACGCGGGATCGAGTGACGGGCACCGACCGACGGTCGCGGTCGCCCAAGACGCCGCGTTCCGGTTCGTCTATCCGGCGGTTCGCGAGCGGCTCGCCGCCCTGGCCGCCGTCGAGCCCTTCGCGCCGGTCGCGGGCGAGGATCTTCCCGCGTGCGACGCGGTCTACCTCCCCGGCGGCTATCCGGAGCTGCACGCGGATGCGCTCGCGGACTCGCCCGCCCTGTCGACGATCGCGGACCGGGCGGCGGAGGGGCTCCCGATCCTCGGCGAGTGCGGCGGGCTGATGGCGCTGTCGGAGTCGCTCACCACGACGGCGGGCGACACCCACGAAATGGCCGGCGTGTTGCCGGGCGCGGTCCGAATGCGTGACCGCTACCAGGCGCTCGACCACGTCGATCTTCACGCGCGGCGCGACACGCCGGCGGCGACCGCGGGGGAGACCCATCGCGGCCACGAGTTCCACTACTCCTCGCACGCGCTCGCCGGGACGGCGGCGACGGCCTCCAGCGGGGACGCCGCCGTCGATCCCGACACCGACGCCCGGTTCGCCTTCGACGTCCGGCGCGGCGAGGGGATCGACGGCGACCACGACGGGCTGACGACGTACCGCACGGTCGGGACGTACGCCCACCGGCACGCCGATTCGGGGATGATCGACCGGCTCGTGGCGGCGGCTCGCGGCCAGGAGTGA